Proteins encoded by one window of Panicum virgatum strain AP13 chromosome 7N, P.virgatum_v5, whole genome shotgun sequence:
- the LOC120680950 gene encoding secreted RxLR effector protein 161-like — protein sequence MKMIIFLIGTWRTTQENSTTTTEEVDATEYRRLVGSLRYLVHTRPDLAFSVDYVSWFMQRPTAEHLQAVKRILRYVAGSLDYGLHYPRCPGAMHFIGYFDSDHAGDIDTSKSTSGSLFFIGRCLVSWQSVK from the exons ATGaagatg ATCATATTtctaattggaacatggagaaccacccaagaaaacagtacaaccacaacgGAGGAGGTGGACGCCACCGAGTACCGGCGCCTTGTGGGGAGCCTTCGCTACCTCGTCCACACGCGGCCagacttggcgttctccgtcgaCTACGTCAGTtggttcatgcagcgaccgacggCGGAGCATCTGCAGGCGGTCAAGAGGATCCTCCGCTACGTCGCGGGCTCCCTCGACTATGGCCTGCACTACCCTCGGTGTCCCGGCGCGATGCACTTCATCGGCTACTTCGACAGCGATCACGCTGGTGACATCGACACGAGCAAGAGTACCAGCGGAAGCCTGTTCTTCATTGGCCGGTGCCTTGTCAGTTGGCAGTCAGTCAAATAG